From the Xyrauchen texanus isolate HMW12.3.18 chromosome 37, RBS_HiC_50CHRs, whole genome shotgun sequence genome, one window contains:
- the LOC127630718 gene encoding ras-related protein Rap-1A-like — MREYKLVVLGSGGVGKSALTVQFVQGIFVEKYDPTIEDSYRKQVEVDGQQCMLEILDTAGTEQFTAMRDLYMKNGQGFALVYSITAQSTFNDLQDLREQILRVKDTEEVPMILVGNKCDLEDERVVGKEQGQNLARQWSNCAFVESSAKSKINVNEIFYDLVRQINRKTPMEKKRAKKKSNCVLL; from the exons ATGCGTGAATATAAGCTTGTGGTCCTTGGCTCTGGGGGTGTAGGGAAGTCTGCACTG ACAGTCCAGTTTGTACAGGGAATATTTGTTGAAAAATATGACCCCACTATAGAAGACTCTTATAGAAAG CAAGTTGAGGTGGATGGGCAGCAATGTATGCTAGAAATCCTGGATACTGCAGGCACA GAGCAGTTCACTGCGATGAGGGACCTGTACATGAAGAACGGTCAGGGTTTTGCTCTGGTTTACTCCATCACAGCACAGTCCACTTTTAATGACCTGCAGGATCTACGGGAGCAGATTCTGAGGGTGAAGGACACAGAGGAA GTGCCAATGATCTTGGTCGGAAATAAGTGTGATTTAGAGGATGAGAGAGTGGTCGGGAAAGAGCAGGGTCAGAATCTCGCTCGTCAGTGGAGTAATTGTGCCTTTGTAGAATCTTCCGCCAAATCAAAGATCAATGTCAATGAG ATCTTTTATGACCTGGTAagacagataaacagaaagaCACCAATGGAGAAAAAGAGAGCAAAAAAGAAGTCAAACTGCGTCCTACTGTAA